One Dermacentor silvarum isolate Dsil-2018 chromosome 10, BIME_Dsil_1.4, whole genome shotgun sequence genomic window carries:
- the LOC119431525 gene encoding low-density lipoprotein receptor-related protein 4 — protein sequence MSSSWKTLQVLVRRTSSNALEATSASQSRGFATALQDCDDGSDEENCAVARKCSATEFQCTNRQCISSWRRCDGQYDCDDHSDETAPFCGAETCHPDHFQCENRTGACIPSEWRCDKTQDCADGSDEEDCDPFPCPEETMFLCDNGRCLSKEWRCDGDNDCGDGSDETNCTRRDCSSKEFECANGQCIRRAWLCDGYRDCLDGSDEDASTTCNTTACRGDEFPCGPAGGGCVPGKFRCDGYGDCTDGSDEKDCPVSGATSEFACNDGQRVPLWSCCDGYANCDDGSDETADVCHALGWCAGNELTCDSPERSCVPAAFACDGYEDCVGGSDERNCAGSACSSEEFACKNGQCVPKGSLCDGHLDCEDGSDEHRTICALNACRPDEFACKNPRGSCVSSALRCNGSVDCEDGSDEMGC from the exons ATGTCATCATCGTGGAAGACACTGCAAGTCCTTGTTCGGCGAACGAGTTCAAATGCGCTGGAAGCGACGTCTGCATCGCAGTCGCGAGGCTTTGCGACGGCTTTGCAGGACTGCGACGATGGCTCCGACGAAGAGAACTGCGCAGTGGCCCGAAAGTGCTCGGCCACGGAGTTTCAGTGCACAAATCGGCAGTGCATCTCCAGCTGGCGACGGTGCGACGGACAGTACGACTGCGACGACCACTCGGACGAAACGGCTCCCTTCTGTGGAGCCGAGACGTGTCACCCGGACCACTTTCAGTGCGAGAACCGTACCGGTGCGTGCATTCCCTCGGAATGGCGGTGCGACAAGACCCAGGACTGCGCCGATGGCTCGGACGAAGAGGACTGCGACCCCTTCCCGTGCCCCGAAGAAACCATGTTCCTGTGCGACAACGGCCGATGTCTCTCGAAGGAGTGGAG GTGCGATGGCGATAACGATTGCGGCGATGGCTCCGACGAGACCAATTGCACACGTAGGGACTGCTCTTCGAAGGAATTTGAATGCGCCAACGGCCAGTGCATCAGGAGGGCGTGGCTTTGCGACGGCTATCGGGACTGTCTGGACGGGTCGGACGAAGACGCGTCCACCACGTGCAACACCACCGCGTGTCGCGGCGACGAGTTCCCCTGCGGTCCTGCTGGCGGTGGATGCGTCCCCGGGAAGTTCCGATGCGACGGCTACGGAGACTGCACAGACGGCTCAGACGAGAAGGACTGTCCGGTAAGTGGCGCCACGAGCGAATTTGCCTGCAACGACGGCCAGCGCGTGCCACTTTGGTCGTGTTGCGACGGCTACGCCAACTGCGACGATGGCTCCGACGAAACTGCCGACGTCTGTCACGCTCTGGGGTGGTGCGCTGGCAACGAGTTGACGTGCGATTCGCCCGAGCGTTCCTGCGTTCCCGCCGCGTTTGCGTGCGACGGTTACGAGGACTGCGTCGGAGGATCCGACGAGAGGAACTGCGCAGGCTCGGCGTGCTCGTCCGAAGAGTTCGCGTGCAAGAACGGCCAGTGCGTGCCGAAAGGATCGCTGTGTGACGGTCACCTTGACTGCGAGGACGGCTCCGACGAGCACCGGACCATCTGCGCCCTGAATGCGTGCCGTCCGGACGAATTCGCGTGCAAGAATCCCCGCGGAAGCTGCGTTTCCAGTGCGCTCCGGTGTAACGGTAGCGTCGACTGTGAAGACGGCTCCGATGAAATGGGGTGCTGA